The Prionailurus viverrinus isolate Anna chromosome B4, UM_Priviv_1.0, whole genome shotgun sequence genome has a window encoding:
- the ZC3H10 gene encoding zinc finger CCCH domain-containing protein 10, producing the protein MPDRDSYANGTGNSGGGPGGGGSEETSGAGAGSGGASSDAICRDFLRNVCKRGKRCRYRHPDMSEVSNLGVSKNEFIFCHDFQNKECSRPNCRFIHGSKEDEDGYKKTGELPPRLRQKVAAGLGLSPADLPNGKEEVPICRDFLKGDCQRGAKCKFRHLQRDFEFDARGGGGSGGGGATGPVPPGRRHDLYDIYDLPDRGFEDHEPGPKRRRGGCCPPDGPHFESYEYSLAPPRGVECRLLEEENAMLRKRVEELKKQVSNLLATNEVLLEQNAQFRNQAKVMTLSSTAPATEQTLAPTVGTVATFNHGIAQTHTTLSSQALQPRPVSQQELVAPTGAPAAPPTNAAPPAAPPPPPPHLNPEITPLSAALAQTIAQGMAPPPVSMAPVAVSVAPVAPVAVSMAQPLAGITMSHTTTPMVTYPIASQSMRITAMPH; encoded by the coding sequence ATGCCTGACCGGGACAGCTATGCCAACGGCACCGGGAACAGCGGTGGaggccctggaggaggtggcagcGAGGAGaccagtggggcaggggcaggcagtgGCGGGGCCAGCTCAGATGCCATCTGTAGAGACTTCTTGAGGAATGTATGCAAGCGAGGCAAGCGTTGCCGCTATCGTCATCCAGACATGAGTGAGGTATCCAACTTGGGAGTGAGCAAAAATGAATTCATCTTCTGCCATGACTTCCAGAACAAGGAGTGTAGCCGCCCAAACTGCCGATTCATCCATGGCTCCAAGGAGGATGAGGATGGTTATAAGAAGACAGGAGAGCTTCCCCCTCGGCTGAGGCAGAAAGTGGCAGCCGGCCTGGGCCTTTCACCAGCTGACTTGCCGAATGGCAAAGAGGAGGTCCCTATCTGCCGTGACTTTCTCAAGGGTGACTGCCAGAGAGGAGCCAAGTGCAAGTTTCGCCACCTGCAGCGGGATTTTGAGTTTGATGCTCGAGGTGGAggaggcagtggtggtggtggtgcaaCAGGCCCAGTCCCCCCAGGACGACGCCACGACCTCTATGATATCTATGACCTCCCTGACAGGGGCTTTGAGGACCATGAACCAGGCCCCAAGCGCCGGCGAGGTGGATGCTGCCCCCCGGATGGCCCCCATTTTGAATCCTATGAATATAGCTTGGCTCCACCTCGAGGGGTGGAGTGCAGACTGCTGGAGGAGGAGAATGCCATGCTCAGGAAGCGGGTGGAGGAGCTTAAGAAGCAGGTCAGCAACCTGCTGGCCACCAATGAGGTACTGCTGGAACAAAATGCCCAGTTCCGCAATCAGGCCAAGGTCATGACCCTGAGCTCTACTGCACCAGCAACTGAGCAGACTCTGGCCCCCACTGTGGGCACTGTTGCCACTTTTAACCATGGCATTGCCCAGACTCACACTACTCTCAGCAGCCAGGCTCTACAGCCTCGCCCTGTATCCCAGCAAGAACTGGTGGCCCCCACTGGAGCTCCAGCTGCTCCCCCAACTAATGCTGCACCTCCTGCTgctccaccacccccacccccacacttgAACCCAGAGATCACGCCATTGTCAGCTGCTCTGGCTCAAACAATTGCCCAGGGAATGGCACCCCCACCTGTCTCCATGGCTCCTGTGGCTGTATCTGTGGCTCCTGTGGCCCCAGTGGCTGTATCGATGGCCCAACCCTTGGCAGGAATCACAATGAGCCACACCACCACTCCCATGGTGACTTACCCCATCGCTTCCCAGAGCATGCGTATCACAGCCATGCCACACTGA
- the MYL6B gene encoding myosin light chain 6B, translated as MPPKKDVPMKKPAGPSISKPAAKPAAGAPPAKTKAEPAPAPAVPPAPQKTQEPPIDLSKVVIEFNKDQLEEFKEAFELFDRVGDGKILYGQCGDVMRALGQNPTNAEVLKVLGNPKSDELKSRRVDFETFLPMLQAVAKNRGQGTYEDYLEGLRVFDKEGNGKVMGAELRHVLTTLGERMTEEEVETVLAGHEDSNGCINYEAFLKHILSV; from the exons ATGCCTCCCAAGAAGGATGTTCCTATGAAGAAACCAGCAGGACCCTCTATTTCCAAGCCTGCTGCCAAACCAGCAGCAGGGGCTCCTCCAGCCAAGACCAAGGCTGAGCCAGCACCAGCACCAGCTGTCCCTCCAGCCCCTCAGAAAACCCAGGAGCCCCCCATCGATCTCTCCAAAGTGGTG ATCGAGTTTAACAAGGACCAGCTGGAGG AGTTCAAGGAGGCCTTTGAGCTGTTTGATCGAGTGGGGGATGGCAAGATCCTGTATGGCCAGTGTGGGGACGTGATGAGGGCCCTGGGCCAGAACCCCACCAACGCCGAGGTGCTCAAGGTCCTGGGGAATCCCAAGAGTGATG AGCTGAAGTCCCGGCGTGTGGACTTCGAAACCTTCTTGCCCATGCTCCAGGCGGTAGCCAAAAACCGGGGCCAAGGCACATATGAGGACTACCTGGAGGGCCTTCGGGTGTTTGACAAAGAGGGGAACGGCAAAGTCATGGGAGCAGAGCTCAGACATGTCCTCACTACCCTGG GAGAGAGGATGACCGAAGAGGAGGTGGAGACTGTTCTGGCAGGACATGAGGACAGCAATGGCTGCATCAACTACGAAG CCTTCCTGAAGCACATCCTAAGCGTCTGA
- the ESYT1 gene encoding extended synaptotagmin-1 isoform X2, with protein sequence MERSPGDGSSPSPADQSSAPSDPPDQPPAAHTKRDLSSGNQPAGPGAAGEALALLTSFGRRLLVLVPVYLAGAVGLSVGFVLFGLALYLGWRRVRDEKERSLRAARQLLDDEERLTAKTLYMSHRELPAWVSFPDVEKAEWLNKIVAQVWPFLGQYMEKLLTETVAPAVRGSNPHLQTFTFTRVELGEKPLRILGVKVHPGQSKEQILLDLNISYVGDVQIDVEVKKYFCKAGVKGMQLHGVLRVILEPLIGNLPIVGAVSMFFIRRPTLDINWTGMTNLLDIPGLSSLSDTMIMDSIAAFLVLPNRLLVPLVPDLQDVAQLRSPLPRGIIRIHLLAARGLGSKDKYVKGLIEGKSDPYALVRVGTQTFCSRVINEDLNPQWGETYEVMVHEVPGQEIEVEVFDKDPDKDDFLGRMKLDVGKVLQAGVLDNVLQWNRGVSSRPEPPSAAILVVYLDRAQDLPLKKGNKEPNPMVQLSIQDMTQESKAVYSNNCPVWEEAFRFFLQDPRSQELDVQVKDDSRALTLGALTLPLGRLLTAPELTLDQWFQLSSSGPNSRLYMKLVMRILYLDSSEVHFPTVPGTPGAWDPDSESSQAGSSVDAPPRPCHTTPDSHFGTENVLRIHVLEAQDLIAKDRFLGGLVKGKSDPYVKLKLAGRSFRSRVVREDLNPRWNEVFEVIVTSIPGQELDIEVFDKDLDKDDFLGRSKVSLTAVLNTGFLDEWLTLEDVPSGRLHLRLERLTPRPTAAELEEVLQVNSLIQTQKSAELAAALLSVYLERAEDLPLRKGTKPPSPYATLTVGDTSHKTKTISQTSAPVWDESASFLIRKPNTESLELQVRGEGTGALGSLSLPLSELLVTDQLCLDRWFTLNNGQGQVLLRAQLGILVSQHSGVEAHSHSYSHSSSSLSEEPELWGGLPHITSSAPELRQRLTHGDSPVEAPAGPLGQVKLTVWYYSEERKLVSIVHSCRALRQNGRDPPDPYVSLLLLPDKNRGTKRKTSQKKRTLNPEFSERFEWELPLDEALRRKLDVSVKSNSSFMSRERELLGKVQLDLAEIDLSQGAAQWYDLMDDKDKGSS encoded by the exons ATGGAGCGCTCTCCTGGAGAcggctccagccccagccccgcggATCAGTCCTCTGCTCCCTCCGACCCCCCTGACCAGCCCCCCGCTGCTCACACAAAGCGGGACCTGAGTTCTGGGAACCAACCTGCCGGCCCAGGCGCGGCGGGTGAGGCCCTAGCGCTGCTGACTTCATTCGGGCGGCGGCTGCTTGTGCTCGTGCCGGTGTACCTGGCTGGGGCAGTGGGACTCAGCGTGGGTTTCGTGCTCTTCGGCCTCGCCCTCTACCTGGGCTGGCGCCGGGTCCGCGACGAGAAAGAACGGAGCCTTCGGGCAGCGCGGCAGCTGCTGGACGATGAGGAGCGGCTCACGGCGAAAACACTTTATATGAGCCATCGAGAGCTACCTGCCTGG GTCAGCTTCCCAGATGTGGAAAAGGCTGAGTGGCTAAACAAG ATTGTGGCCCAGGTCTGGCCTTTCCTGGGCCAGTACATGGAGAAGCTTCTGACTGaaactgtggccccagctgtTCGAGGCTCTAACCCCCATCTgcaaacatttacatttacacGAGTGGAACTGGGTGAAAAG CCATTGCGCATCCTAGGAGTCAAGGTTCACCCTGGCCAGAGCAAAGAACAGATCCTCTTGGATTTGAACATCAG CTATGTAGGTGATGTGCAGATTGATGTGGAAGTGAAGAAATATTTCTGCAAAGCAGGCGTCAAAGGCATGCAG CTACATGGTGTCTTGCGGGTGATTCTTGAGCCGCTCATCGGGAACCTTCCTATTGTGGGGGCTGTGTCGATGTTCTTTATCCGACGCCCG ACCCTAGATATCAACTGGACAGGGATGACGAACCTGCTGGATATCCCAGGACTCAG CTCCCTCTCTGACACCATGATCATGGATTCCATTGCTGCCTTCCTTGTGTTGCCCAACCGATTATTGGTGCCCCTCGTGCCTGACCTTCAGGATGTGGCGCAGTTGCGTTCCCCTCTTCCCAGG GGCATTATTCGGATTCACCTGCTGGCTGCCCGAGGTCTGGGCTCCAAGGACAAATACGTGAAGGGCCTGATCGAGGGCAAGTCAGACCCCTATGCACTTGTGCGAGTGGGCACCCAGACATTCTGCAGTCGGGTCATCAATGAGGACCTCAACCCCCAGTGGGGAGAGACTTATGAG GTGATGGTCCATGAGGTCCCAGGGCAGGAGATTGAGGTGGAGGTGTTTGATAAGGATCCAGACAAAGATGACTTTCTGGGCAG GATGAAGCTGGATGTAGGGAAGGTATTGCAGGCTGGAGTGCTGGATAAT GTTCTGCAGTGGAATCGAGGAGTCTCCTCCCGACCAGAGCCACCATCAGCTGCCATCTTAGTTGTCTATCTGGACCGGGCCCAGGATCTTCCT CTAAAGAAGGGGAACAAGGAACCCAATCCCATGGTACAACTTTCAATTCAGGATATGACCCAGGAGAGCAAG GCTGTCTACAGCAACAACTGCCCGGTGTGGGAAGAGGCCTTCCGGTTTTTCCTGCAAGACCCTCGAAGCCAGGAGCTTGATGTGCAG GTGAAGGATGACTCCAGGGCCTTGACTTTAGGGGCACTGACCCTGCCTCTGGGTCGCCTGCTGACTGCCCCTGAACTCACCTTGGACCAGTGGTTCCAGCTCAGCAGCTCTGGCCCAAACTCCAGGCTCTACATGAAATTGGTTATGAGG ATCTTATACTTGGATTCATCAGAAGTGCACTTTCCCACCGTGCCTGGAACACCTGGTGCTTGGGACCCGGACAGTGAGAGCTCCCAGGCAGGCAGCAGTGTGGATGCCCCACCTCGACCTTGTCATACTACTCCTGATAGTCACTTCGGGACTGAG AATGTGCTTCGGATCCATGTATTAGAGGCCCAGGACCTGATTGCCAAAGACCGTTTCTTGGGGGGATTGGTAAAGGGCAAGTCAGACCCCTATGTGAAACTAAAGCTGGCAGGACGAAGCTTCCGGAGCCGTGTTGTTCGGGAAGATCTCAATCCCCGCTGGAATGAGGTTTTTGAG GTGATTGTCACATCAATTCCAGGCCAAGAGCTAGACATTGAAGTTTTTGACAAGGACCTGGACAAGGATGACTTTCTGGGCAG GAGTAAAGTGAGTCTCACTGCAGTCCTAAACACTGGCTTCCTTGATGAG TGGCTGACTCTGGAGGACGTGCCATCTGGCCGCCTGCACTTGCGTCTGGAGCGTCTGACCCCCCGGCCCACTGCTGCGGAGTTAGAGGAG GTGCTGCAGGTGAACAGTTTGATCCAGACGCAGAAGAGTGCAGAACTGGCAGCGGCCCTGCTGTCCGTTTATCTGGAGCGGGCGGAGGACCTGCCG CTCCGAAAAGGTACCAAGCCTCCCAGTCCTTACGCTACTCTCACTGTGGGAGATACTTCTCACAAGACAAAG ACTATTTCCCAAACTTCAGCCCCTGTCTGGGATGAGAGTGCCTCCTTTCTCATCAGGAAACCAAACACTGAGAGCCTGGAGTTGCAG GTTCGGGGCGAGGGGACTGGTGCACTGGGCTcactttccctgcccctctcGGAGCTACTTGTGACTGACCAGCTCTGCTTGGACCGTTGGTTTACACTTAACAATGGACAAGGGCAGGTGCTGCTGAGAGCACAGCTGGGG ATCCTGGTGTCCCAGCACTCAGGAGTGGAAGCGCACAGCCACAGCTACAGCCACAGCTCCTCATCTCTGAGTGAAGAACCAGAGCTCTGGGGGGGGCTGCCTCATATCACTTCCTCAGCCCCAGAGCTCCGGCAGCGCTTAACACATGGTGACAG TCCCGTTGAGGCTCCAGCAGGGCCCCTGGGCCAGGTGAAACTGACGGTCTGGTATTACAGTGAAGAACGGAAGCTGGTCAGCATCGTGCACAGTTGCCG GGCCCTTCGACAAAATGGACGGGATCCCCCGGACCCCTACGTGTCACTGTTGCTACTGCCAGACAAGAACCGGGGCACCAAGAGGAAGACCTCACAGAAGAAGAGGACCCTAAATCCCGAATTCAGTGAGCG GTTTGAGTGGGAACTGCCCCTGGATGAGGCCTTGCGGCGAAAGCTGGATGTCTCTGTGAAGTCTAATTCCTCCTTCATGTCAAGAGAGCGAGAGCTGCTGGGGAAG GTGCAGCTGGACCTTGCAGAGATAGACCTTTCCCAGGGAGCAGCCCAATG GTATGACCTCATGGATGACAAGGACAAGGGCAGTTCCTAG
- the ESYT1 gene encoding extended synaptotagmin-1 isoform X1: protein MERSPGDGSSPSPADQSSAPSDPPDQPPAAHTKRDLSSGNQPAGPGAAGEALALLTSFGRRLLVLVPVYLAGAVGLSVGFVLFGLALYLGWRRVRDEKERSLRAARQLLDDEERLTAKTLYMSHRELPAWVSFPDVEKAEWLNKIVAQVWPFLGQYMEKLLTETVAPAVRGSNPHLQTFTFTRVELGEKPLRILGVKVHPGQSKEQILLDLNISYVGDVQIDVEVKKYFCKAGVKGMQLHGVLRVILEPLIGNLPIVGAVSMFFIRRPTLDINWTGMTNLLDIPGLSSLSDTMIMDSIAAFLVLPNRLLVPLVPDLQDVAQLRSPLPRGIIRIHLLAARGLGSKDKYVKGLIEGKSDPYALVRVGTQTFCSRVINEDLNPQWGETYEVMVHEVPGQEIEVEVFDKDPDKDDFLGRMKLDVGKVLQAGVLDNWFPLQGGQGQVHLRLEWLSLLPSAEKLEQVLQWNRGVSSRPEPPSAAILVVYLDRAQDLPLKKGNKEPNPMVQLSIQDMTQESKAVYSNNCPVWEEAFRFFLQDPRSQELDVQVKDDSRALTLGALTLPLGRLLTAPELTLDQWFQLSSSGPNSRLYMKLVMRILYLDSSEVHFPTVPGTPGAWDPDSESSQAGSSVDAPPRPCHTTPDSHFGTENVLRIHVLEAQDLIAKDRFLGGLVKGKSDPYVKLKLAGRSFRSRVVREDLNPRWNEVFEVIVTSIPGQELDIEVFDKDLDKDDFLGRSKVSLTAVLNTGFLDEWLTLEDVPSGRLHLRLERLTPRPTAAELEEVLQVNSLIQTQKSAELAAALLSVYLERAEDLPLRKGTKPPSPYATLTVGDTSHKTKTISQTSAPVWDESASFLIRKPNTESLELQVRGEGTGALGSLSLPLSELLVTDQLCLDRWFTLNNGQGQVLLRAQLGILVSQHSGVEAHSHSYSHSSSSLSEEPELWGGLPHITSSAPELRQRLTHGDSPVEAPAGPLGQVKLTVWYYSEERKLVSIVHSCRALRQNGRDPPDPYVSLLLLPDKNRGTKRKTSQKKRTLNPEFSERFEWELPLDEALRRKLDVSVKSNSSFMSRERELLGKVQLDLAEIDLSQGAAQWYDLMDDKDKGSS from the exons ATGGAGCGCTCTCCTGGAGAcggctccagccccagccccgcggATCAGTCCTCTGCTCCCTCCGACCCCCCTGACCAGCCCCCCGCTGCTCACACAAAGCGGGACCTGAGTTCTGGGAACCAACCTGCCGGCCCAGGCGCGGCGGGTGAGGCCCTAGCGCTGCTGACTTCATTCGGGCGGCGGCTGCTTGTGCTCGTGCCGGTGTACCTGGCTGGGGCAGTGGGACTCAGCGTGGGTTTCGTGCTCTTCGGCCTCGCCCTCTACCTGGGCTGGCGCCGGGTCCGCGACGAGAAAGAACGGAGCCTTCGGGCAGCGCGGCAGCTGCTGGACGATGAGGAGCGGCTCACGGCGAAAACACTTTATATGAGCCATCGAGAGCTACCTGCCTGG GTCAGCTTCCCAGATGTGGAAAAGGCTGAGTGGCTAAACAAG ATTGTGGCCCAGGTCTGGCCTTTCCTGGGCCAGTACATGGAGAAGCTTCTGACTGaaactgtggccccagctgtTCGAGGCTCTAACCCCCATCTgcaaacatttacatttacacGAGTGGAACTGGGTGAAAAG CCATTGCGCATCCTAGGAGTCAAGGTTCACCCTGGCCAGAGCAAAGAACAGATCCTCTTGGATTTGAACATCAG CTATGTAGGTGATGTGCAGATTGATGTGGAAGTGAAGAAATATTTCTGCAAAGCAGGCGTCAAAGGCATGCAG CTACATGGTGTCTTGCGGGTGATTCTTGAGCCGCTCATCGGGAACCTTCCTATTGTGGGGGCTGTGTCGATGTTCTTTATCCGACGCCCG ACCCTAGATATCAACTGGACAGGGATGACGAACCTGCTGGATATCCCAGGACTCAG CTCCCTCTCTGACACCATGATCATGGATTCCATTGCTGCCTTCCTTGTGTTGCCCAACCGATTATTGGTGCCCCTCGTGCCTGACCTTCAGGATGTGGCGCAGTTGCGTTCCCCTCTTCCCAGG GGCATTATTCGGATTCACCTGCTGGCTGCCCGAGGTCTGGGCTCCAAGGACAAATACGTGAAGGGCCTGATCGAGGGCAAGTCAGACCCCTATGCACTTGTGCGAGTGGGCACCCAGACATTCTGCAGTCGGGTCATCAATGAGGACCTCAACCCCCAGTGGGGAGAGACTTATGAG GTGATGGTCCATGAGGTCCCAGGGCAGGAGATTGAGGTGGAGGTGTTTGATAAGGATCCAGACAAAGATGACTTTCTGGGCAG GATGAAGCTGGATGTAGGGAAGGTATTGCAGGCTGGAGTGCTGGATAAT TGGTTTCCTCTACAAGGTGGGCAAGGCCAAGTTCACTTAAGGCTAGAATGGCTGTCACTTTTGCCATCTGCAGAAAAACTGGAGCAG GTTCTGCAGTGGAATCGAGGAGTCTCCTCCCGACCAGAGCCACCATCAGCTGCCATCTTAGTTGTCTATCTGGACCGGGCCCAGGATCTTCCT CTAAAGAAGGGGAACAAGGAACCCAATCCCATGGTACAACTTTCAATTCAGGATATGACCCAGGAGAGCAAG GCTGTCTACAGCAACAACTGCCCGGTGTGGGAAGAGGCCTTCCGGTTTTTCCTGCAAGACCCTCGAAGCCAGGAGCTTGATGTGCAG GTGAAGGATGACTCCAGGGCCTTGACTTTAGGGGCACTGACCCTGCCTCTGGGTCGCCTGCTGACTGCCCCTGAACTCACCTTGGACCAGTGGTTCCAGCTCAGCAGCTCTGGCCCAAACTCCAGGCTCTACATGAAATTGGTTATGAGG ATCTTATACTTGGATTCATCAGAAGTGCACTTTCCCACCGTGCCTGGAACACCTGGTGCTTGGGACCCGGACAGTGAGAGCTCCCAGGCAGGCAGCAGTGTGGATGCCCCACCTCGACCTTGTCATACTACTCCTGATAGTCACTTCGGGACTGAG AATGTGCTTCGGATCCATGTATTAGAGGCCCAGGACCTGATTGCCAAAGACCGTTTCTTGGGGGGATTGGTAAAGGGCAAGTCAGACCCCTATGTGAAACTAAAGCTGGCAGGACGAAGCTTCCGGAGCCGTGTTGTTCGGGAAGATCTCAATCCCCGCTGGAATGAGGTTTTTGAG GTGATTGTCACATCAATTCCAGGCCAAGAGCTAGACATTGAAGTTTTTGACAAGGACCTGGACAAGGATGACTTTCTGGGCAG GAGTAAAGTGAGTCTCACTGCAGTCCTAAACACTGGCTTCCTTGATGAG TGGCTGACTCTGGAGGACGTGCCATCTGGCCGCCTGCACTTGCGTCTGGAGCGTCTGACCCCCCGGCCCACTGCTGCGGAGTTAGAGGAG GTGCTGCAGGTGAACAGTTTGATCCAGACGCAGAAGAGTGCAGAACTGGCAGCGGCCCTGCTGTCCGTTTATCTGGAGCGGGCGGAGGACCTGCCG CTCCGAAAAGGTACCAAGCCTCCCAGTCCTTACGCTACTCTCACTGTGGGAGATACTTCTCACAAGACAAAG ACTATTTCCCAAACTTCAGCCCCTGTCTGGGATGAGAGTGCCTCCTTTCTCATCAGGAAACCAAACACTGAGAGCCTGGAGTTGCAG GTTCGGGGCGAGGGGACTGGTGCACTGGGCTcactttccctgcccctctcGGAGCTACTTGTGACTGACCAGCTCTGCTTGGACCGTTGGTTTACACTTAACAATGGACAAGGGCAGGTGCTGCTGAGAGCACAGCTGGGG ATCCTGGTGTCCCAGCACTCAGGAGTGGAAGCGCACAGCCACAGCTACAGCCACAGCTCCTCATCTCTGAGTGAAGAACCAGAGCTCTGGGGGGGGCTGCCTCATATCACTTCCTCAGCCCCAGAGCTCCGGCAGCGCTTAACACATGGTGACAG TCCCGTTGAGGCTCCAGCAGGGCCCCTGGGCCAGGTGAAACTGACGGTCTGGTATTACAGTGAAGAACGGAAGCTGGTCAGCATCGTGCACAGTTGCCG GGCCCTTCGACAAAATGGACGGGATCCCCCGGACCCCTACGTGTCACTGTTGCTACTGCCAGACAAGAACCGGGGCACCAAGAGGAAGACCTCACAGAAGAAGAGGACCCTAAATCCCGAATTCAGTGAGCG GTTTGAGTGGGAACTGCCCCTGGATGAGGCCTTGCGGCGAAAGCTGGATGTCTCTGTGAAGTCTAATTCCTCCTTCATGTCAAGAGAGCGAGAGCTGCTGGGGAAG GTGCAGCTGGACCTTGCAGAGATAGACCTTTCCCAGGGAGCAGCCCAATG GTATGACCTCATGGATGACAAGGACAAGGGCAGTTCCTAG